A stretch of Dasania marina DSM 21967 DNA encodes these proteins:
- the rodA gene encoding rod shape-determining protein RodA: protein MSHSDFVRQMPGAGSELVRRNSIWQRLHIDPTLLLLLLVLTAAGLFVLYSASGQDMSVIYKQGRFFMLAYAVMFIIAQFDVERIKRLAPAAYVACVILLILVPFFGVGAKGAQRWLSLGGLRFQPAELMKVVLPMAAAWYFSKRVLPPSLRHVLISLIIVVVPTLLIAKQPDLGTSILIATSGLFVLFFAGIRWSYIASALGLLVMAAYPMWHFVLHDYQKQRILTMLNPESDKLGAGWNIIQSKTAIGSGGFDGKGWLNGTQSQLDFLPESHTDFIIAVLAEELGLKGVLILIGLYLLIIGRGLWIGYKAQHCFGRLLAGSITLTFFVYVFVNMGMVSGLLPVVGVPLPLVSQGGTSVVSLMVGFGLLMAISTEKRIIDQ from the coding sequence ATGAGTCATAGCGATTTTGTGCGACAAATGCCTGGCGCTGGCTCCGAGCTGGTACGTCGCAACAGCATTTGGCAGCGCCTACATATAGACCCCACCCTACTGCTGTTATTGTTAGTGTTAACAGCGGCTGGACTGTTTGTTTTATACAGTGCCAGCGGCCAAGATATGAGTGTGATATACAAGCAGGGGCGCTTTTTTATGCTGGCCTATGCGGTGATGTTTATTATTGCCCAGTTTGATGTGGAGCGTATCAAGCGGCTGGCGCCAGCGGCCTATGTGGCCTGTGTGATTTTGCTAATTTTAGTCCCGTTTTTTGGTGTGGGCGCAAAAGGTGCGCAGCGTTGGTTAAGCTTGGGCGGCCTTCGTTTTCAGCCCGCCGAATTAATGAAAGTGGTGCTACCTATGGCAGCGGCTTGGTATTTTTCTAAGCGGGTATTGCCGCCCAGTTTGCGTCATGTACTGATTAGCTTAATCATTGTTGTCGTGCCTACCTTGTTAATCGCAAAACAGCCAGACTTGGGGACCTCTATCTTAATTGCCACCTCGGGTTTATTCGTGTTGTTTTTCGCGGGTATACGTTGGTCCTATATAGCCAGTGCTCTAGGATTATTAGTGATGGCTGCGTATCCGATGTGGCATTTTGTATTACACGACTATCAAAAGCAGCGCATACTCACTATGTTAAATCCCGAAAGCGACAAATTAGGGGCGGGTTGGAATATTATTCAATCCAAAACCGCGATAGGTTCGGGCGGCTTTGATGGCAAGGGTTGGTTGAATGGCACTCAGTCACAATTGGATTTTTTACCGGAAAGTCACACCGATTTTATTATTGCTGTGCTTGCAGAAGAATTAGGCTTAAAAGGCGTGTTGATATTAATAGGCCTATATTTGCTGATTATTGGCCGCGGCTTGTGGATAGGATATAAAGCACAGCACTGTTTTGGCCGTTTATTAGCGGGCAGTATTACCCTGACTTTTTTTGTTTATGTGTTTGTAAATATGGGCATGGTGTCGGGTTTGTTGCCAGTGGTGGGGGTGCCTTTGCCTTTGGTTAGCCAAGGAGGCACCTCGGTAGTGAGCTTGATGGTGGGCTTTGGTTTGTTAATGGCCATCAGTACAGAAAAAAGAATTATCGATCAATAA
- the lipB gene encoding lipoyl(octanoyl) transferase LipB yields MASAVAPSQPLVVKHLGIVDYVPVWQAMKDFTQQRGPETADEIWLLQHQPVFTQGQAGKAEHILAPGDIPVVQVDRGGQVTYHGPGQLVAYLLIDIKRLGIGVRQLVTVIEQGLVTVLAQQGIVANPRTDAPGVYVASGAKIAQLGLRVSKGRSFHGLSLNIDMDMQPFARINPCGYAGMAVTNMAQELNQPLVVEPIAEQLLGVLMADLGYNASQII; encoded by the coding sequence ATGGCCTCCGCGGTAGCCCCCAGCCAGCCTTTGGTCGTCAAGCATTTGGGTATAGTGGATTACGTACCGGTGTGGCAGGCCATGAAGGACTTTACCCAGCAGCGAGGGCCAGAAACAGCTGATGAGATTTGGTTGTTACAACATCAGCCGGTATTTACCCAAGGTCAGGCCGGCAAGGCCGAGCATATCTTAGCCCCCGGAGACATACCGGTAGTGCAGGTTGATAGAGGCGGCCAGGTGACTTATCACGGCCCCGGGCAGTTAGTCGCCTATTTGTTAATCGACATTAAGCGCTTGGGTATAGGTGTTAGGCAATTAGTCACGGTGATCGAGCAGGGGCTAGTCACCGTGCTAGCCCAGCAGGGTATAGTCGCCAACCCTAGAACCGATGCCCCCGGTGTGTATGTAGCCTCGGGCGCCAAGATCGCGCAACTAGGCCTGCGGGTGAGCAAGGGCCGCAGTTTTCATGGCCTTAGCCTCAATATAGATATGGATATGCAGCCCTTTGCTCGTATTAACCCCTGTGGTTATGCGGGTATGGCAGTGACGAATATGGCCCAGGAGCTCAACCAGCCCCTAGTCGTAGAGCCTATAGCTGAACAGTTATTGGGCGTATTAATGGCTGATCTTGGGTATAATGCCAGCCAAATCATCTAG
- a CDS encoding septal ring lytic transglycosylase RlpA family protein, whose translation MKRFFIVVMAIMLSACTVFEAKDSAPPILLSSEQVSDAVPKREPITTAGNRSPYKVLGKTYHLLPGVKGYVEEGIGSWYGTKFHGRNTANGEVYSLYEATAAHKTLPIPCFAKVTNVENGKQIIVRVNDRGPFHGDRIIDLSYAAAIKLGYAHKGTARLRVEAIDPMSLSGESASKRYYLQAGSFKSLTSAQNFRDTLTRETGEVASVITSEIPGFYRVLLGPFVDYARVEQLDSELRSKQLATPRLISE comes from the coding sequence ATGAAACGTTTTTTTATTGTGGTGATGGCGATCATGCTATCGGCTTGTACGGTGTTTGAGGCTAAAGACAGCGCACCCCCCATACTGTTAAGCTCCGAGCAGGTCAGCGATGCTGTGCCTAAGCGCGAACCGATTACCACCGCTGGTAATCGCAGCCCTTACAAGGTGTTGGGTAAAACCTATCATCTGCTGCCTGGCGTAAAAGGTTATGTGGAGGAAGGTATAGGCTCTTGGTATGGCACCAAGTTTCACGGCAGAAACACGGCTAATGGCGAGGTGTATAGCCTTTATGAAGCCACTGCAGCCCATAAAACTTTACCTATACCCTGCTTTGCTAAAGTCACCAATGTAGAAAACGGTAAACAGATTATTGTTCGGGTTAACGATAGAGGCCCCTTTCACGGCGACAGAATTATCGACTTGTCTTACGCTGCAGCGATTAAGCTGGGTTATGCCCATAAGGGCACGGCTAGGTTGCGGGTAGAGGCTATAGATCCTATGAGCCTGTCTGGCGAGTCAGCGAGCAAGCGCTATTATTTACAGGCAGGCTCCTTTAAAAGCCTGACTTCAGCACAGAATTTTCGCGATACCTTAACCCGAGAAACCGGCGAGGTGGCCAGTGTTATCACCAGTGAAATCCCCGGCTTTTATCGTGTGCTACTGGGCCCTTTTGTAGATTATGCAAGGGTGGAGCAGCTAGATAGCGAGCTGCGCAGCAAGCAGCTGGCTACACCCAGATTGATTAGCGAGTAG
- a CDS encoding YbeD family protein: MSDIPEDQRPKIEFPCQYPIKVLGDAAEDFEHFVLESMAKHAELERDTVKVKTSGKGSFQSVTITITATGVTQIEAIFVELKASGRVKMVL, encoded by the coding sequence ATGTCGGATATACCCGAAGATCAACGGCCGAAGATAGAATTCCCCTGCCAATACCCGATTAAGGTGTTGGGTGACGCGGCAGAAGATTTTGAGCACTTTGTGCTGGAGTCTATGGCTAAACACGCCGAGCTAGAGCGTGACACGGTGAAAGTAAAAACCAGCGGCAAAGGCAGTTTTCAGTCGGTGACCATTACCATTACTGCCACCGGTGTGACACAGATAGAGGCTATATTTGTCGAATTAAAGGCATCGGGCCGCGTTAAAATGGTTTTGTAA
- the lipA gene encoding lipoyl synthase: MSEQNQTNTTASAQKAAPKKVVQGEKLRGADKMARIPIKVIPTEVTLKKPDWIRAKMPVGKEVTRIKNLLRKHKLASVCEEAMCPNLGECFSGGTATFMIMGEICTRRCPFCDVAHGRPNALDENEPKELAAAIGDLQLKYVVVTSVDRDDLRDGGAQHFADCIRETRAACPGIRFEALVPDFRGRMDIALDILAKDAPDVFNHNLESVPSLYKKIRPGSDYQWSLDLLKNFKVRCPDVLTKSGLMLGLGESREELIQVMKDMRAHNVDMITMGQYLQPSKDHLAVERYVTPEEFDEFGEIAKQLGFKSVASGPMVRSSYHADKQVDDSLFKQA, from the coding sequence GTGTCTGAACAAAATCAAACAAATACAACGGCCAGTGCTCAAAAGGCAGCGCCGAAAAAAGTAGTGCAGGGTGAAAAATTACGCGGTGCCGATAAGATGGCGCGCATCCCGATTAAAGTCATACCTACTGAAGTGACGCTCAAAAAGCCCGACTGGATACGGGCTAAAATGCCGGTGGGTAAAGAAGTCACCCGTATTAAAAATTTATTGCGCAAACATAAGCTGGCCTCCGTGTGCGAAGAGGCTATGTGCCCCAATTTGGGCGAATGCTTTAGCGGCGGTACTGCCACCTTTATGATTATGGGTGAAATCTGCACCCGTCGTTGCCCCTTTTGCGATGTCGCCCACGGCCGCCCCAATGCCTTGGACGAAAACGAGCCTAAAGAGCTTGCCGCCGCCATAGGTGATTTACAGCTTAAATACGTAGTCGTGACTTCGGTAGACCGTGATGATTTGCGCGATGGTGGTGCTCAGCATTTTGCCGACTGTATACGTGAAACCCGCGCTGCCTGCCCCGGTATACGCTTTGAGGCATTAGTGCCCGATTTTCGCGGGCGCATGGATATCGCACTAGATATATTGGCCAAAGATGCTCCCGATGTGTTTAACCACAACCTAGAGTCGGTGCCCAGCCTGTATAAAAAAATACGCCCTGGCTCCGATTATCAGTGGTCGCTGGACCTGCTGAAAAATTTCAAAGTGCGCTGCCCCGATGTGCTGACCAAATCTGGCCTGATGTTAGGTTTGGGTGAAAGCCGCGAAGAACTGATCCAAGTGATGAAAGATATGCGCGCTCATAATGTAGACATGATTACCATGGGCCAGTATTTACAGCCTAGTAAAGATCACTTAGCAGTAGAGCGCTATGTTACCCCCGAAGAGTTTGATGAGTTTGGTGAAATTGCCAAGCAATTAGGCTTTAAGAGTGTGGCCAGTGGCCCTATGGTGAGGTCTTCTTACCACGCCGACAAACAGGTAGATGACAGCCTGTTTAAACAAGCGTAA
- a CDS encoding D-alanyl-D-alanine carboxypeptidase family protein: MRYIAFLFCLVTLASLSMAGPAIIPAPPQIAASGYLLIDANSGKVIVENNADERLPPASLTKLMTSYVLSYDLKNNPNVNNDDQVLISQRAWAQNPVFAGSSLMWIEVGKQVSLSELHKGIVISSGNDASVAVAEHLAGSEAAFADVMNQHARILGMENTHFVNAHGLPDPEHYTTARDLATLAQSILKFPESYALYSQHDYTYNNIRTTNRNRLLFKDPSVDGLKTGHTSEAGYCLVTSAKRNDMRLITVVMGASSESARERETQKLLSYGFRYFETHKLYDAGAVLADSKVWAGNSDSLSLGVSRDIHLTIPSGQQDKIKAVLNIDETIKAPVTKGKVYGELVVSLAGETLLQEPLVALASVDEGGLFKRLWAGIVLFFKQLLIF; the protein is encoded by the coding sequence ATGAGATATATTGCGTTTCTTTTTTGCCTTGTTACTTTAGCCAGCCTCAGTATGGCCGGGCCAGCTATTATCCCCGCACCGCCGCAGATTGCCGCTTCAGGTTATTTGTTAATAGACGCTAACAGTGGCAAGGTGATCGTAGAAAACAACGCCGATGAGCGTTTACCGCCAGCCAGCTTAACCAAGCTGATGACCAGCTATGTGCTGTCGTACGATTTAAAAAATAATCCCAATGTTAATAATGATGATCAGGTGTTAATCAGTCAGCGTGCCTGGGCACAAAACCCAGTATTTGCCGGTTCCTCGCTCATGTGGATAGAAGTGGGCAAGCAAGTATCCTTAAGTGAGTTACATAAGGGTATAGTGATTTCATCGGGTAACGATGCCAGTGTCGCCGTGGCGGAACACTTGGCCGGCAGCGAAGCAGCTTTTGCTGATGTGATGAACCAGCATGCGCGAATATTAGGCATGGAGAACACCCACTTTGTTAATGCCCATGGCCTGCCAGATCCCGAGCACTACACCACGGCCCGTGACTTGGCGACATTGGCCCAGTCCATTTTAAAATTCCCAGAATCCTACGCCCTGTACAGCCAGCATGACTACACCTACAACAATATACGCACCACCAATCGTAACCGTTTATTGTTTAAAGACCCCAGCGTGGATGGTTTAAAAACCGGCCACACTAGTGAGGCAGGTTATTGCCTAGTGACCTCAGCCAAGCGCAATGATATGCGTTTGATCACGGTAGTGATGGGCGCTAGCAGCGAGTCGGCGAGAGAGCGAGAAACGCAAAAACTGCTATCTTACGGTTTCCGTTATTTTGAAACCCATAAACTTTACGATGCCGGAGCCGTACTGGCCGATAGCAAAGTCTGGGCTGGGAACAGCGACAGCCTAAGCTTAGGCGTGAGTCGCGATATCCACCTGACTATCCCCAGCGGCCAGCAGGATAAGATAAAAGCGGTACTCAATATTGATGAAACTATTAAGGCCCCGGTTACCAAGGGTAAAGTCTATGGTGAGTTGGTGGTGAGTTTAGCGGGTGAAACCCTGCTGCAAGAGCCTTTAGTGGCTTTAGCGTCGGTAGACGAAGGCGGCCTATTCAAGCGCCTGTGGGCAGGTATTGTGTTGTTTTTTAAACAGTTATTAATTTTCTAG
- the mltB gene encoding lytic murein transglycosylase B: protein MGKKMRKKTVVKIAISAMVLCLSASLQANYKNHEQAQVFVQRMVSEHGFDKAYVNDLLSKAERKQSILDAISRPAEKVLTWKDYRKIFLDESRIAQGREFLQEYKVPLARAEQQFGVPANIIAAIIGVETRYGHHKGKHRVLDALATLAFDYPPRSTFFTSELEQYLLLVKEQGFKAEELMGSYAGAMGFGQFISSSYRHYAVDFDGDDVADIINNPIDAIGSVANYFNKHGWRAGEAVTVTARINDKTNRELANQALKPTLSLQDLATGGYQADFNVAANSLATAMILQGEQGDEAWIGFKNFYVITRYNHSALYAMAVFQLSESIK from the coding sequence GTGGGTAAAAAAATGCGCAAAAAAACCGTTGTTAAAATAGCTATATCGGCCATGGTTTTATGCCTTAGCGCGAGTTTGCAGGCTAATTATAAAAACCATGAACAGGCGCAGGTTTTTGTGCAGCGTATGGTTAGTGAGCACGGTTTTGATAAAGCCTATGTCAATGATCTGTTATCCAAGGCAGAGCGCAAACAATCTATTTTGGATGCGATCTCGCGACCAGCTGAAAAAGTGTTGACCTGGAAAGACTACCGCAAGATTTTTTTAGATGAGAGTCGCATTGCGCAAGGTCGTGAGTTTTTGCAAGAGTACAAAGTACCCCTAGCTAGAGCTGAGCAACAGTTTGGTGTGCCCGCGAATATTATCGCCGCCATCATCGGGGTAGAAACCCGTTACGGCCATCATAAAGGTAAGCACCGAGTATTGGACGCCTTGGCCACCCTAGCTTTTGATTACCCGCCTCGCAGTACGTTTTTTACCTCTGAACTAGAGCAATATTTATTACTGGTTAAAGAGCAGGGCTTTAAAGCTGAAGAGTTAATGGGTTCCTATGCTGGTGCCATGGGCTTTGGCCAATTTATTTCCAGCAGCTACCGCCATTACGCGGTGGATTTTGATGGCGATGACGTTGCCGATATTATTAATAACCCTATCGATGCCATAGGTAGTGTTGCCAATTATTTTAACAAGCATGGTTGGCGAGCGGGCGAGGCGGTGACAGTGACGGCCCGCATCAATGATAAAACTAATCGCGAGTTAGCCAATCAGGCATTAAAGCCCACACTGAGTTTGCAGGATTTAGCAACGGGCGGTTACCAGGCTGATTTTAACGTGGCCGCTAATAGCCTAGCTACGGCGATGATTTTACAGGGCGAGCAGGGTGATGAGGCTTGGATAGGTTTTAAAAACTTTTATGTGATTACCCGTTACAACCACAGCGCATTGTATGCGATGGCCGTATTTCAACTCAGTGAAAGTATTAAGTAA